A portion of the Glycine max cultivar Williams 82 chromosome 10, Glycine_max_v4.0, whole genome shotgun sequence genome contains these proteins:
- the LOC100820333 gene encoding type IV inositol polyphosphate 5-phosphatase 7: protein MRDENSKRSKLSWSKKMVRKFFNIKSKTEDSQANGVAYGGGDMEYRGRNSFSEREPCTIKKSKTEKFSRSTDQVRRAKMNLDHPRIIDVQNYSIFVATWNVAGRSPPSTLNLDDWLHSSSPADIYVLGFQEIVPLNAGNILGAEDNGPAKKWLALIRKALNNLPGTSGSSGCYTPSPIPQPVVELNADFEGSARQKNSSFFHRRSFQTTSSGWGMDNDPSVVQPRLDRRYSVCDRVIFGHRPSDFDPSFRWGYRPSDYSRASDYSRPSDYSRWGSSDDDNGLGDSPSTVLFSPMSCGGGGGAGPAFNEDGYAMPGHSRYCLVASKQMVGIYLTIWVRSELKDHVQNMKVSCVGRGLMGYLGNKGSISISMSVHETSFCFICSHLTSGQKEGDELRRNSDVMEILKKTRFPRVQGVDNEKSPQTILEHDRIIWLGDLNYRIALSYRSAKALVEMQNWRALLENDQLRIEQKRGRAFVGWNEGKIYFPPTYKYSTNSDRYAGDDMHPKEKRRTPAWCDRILWYGEGLHQLSYVRGESKFSDHRPVYGIFWAEVESAHGRLKKTMSCSRSRIEVEELLPYSGGYTELSFF from the exons ATGAGAGATGAGAATTCCAAGAGAAGCAAG CTCTCATGGTCAAAGAAAATGGTGAGGAAGTTCTTTAATATCAAAAGCAAGACTGAGGATTCCCAAGCAAATGGTGTTGCTTATGGAG GAGGTGACATGGAATATAGAGGTAGGAATAGCTTCTCTGAGAGAGAACCATGCACAATCAAAAAGAGCAAAACAG AAAAGTTTAGCAGGAGCACAGATCAGGTGAGGCGAGCAAAAATGAATCTTGACCATCCTCGAATTATAGATGTGCAGAATTATAG CATTTTTGTGGCTACATGGAATGTAGCTGGAAGATCCCCACCTAGTACTTTGAATTTAGATGATTGGCTTCATTCTTCATCACCGGCTGATATTTATGTTCTTGG ATTTCAAGAGATAGTTCCCTTGAATGCTGGTAATATCTTGGGAGCAGAAGACAATGGCCCTGCCAAAAAATGGTTGGCTCTCATCAGAAAGGCTTTAAACAATCTTCCTGGCACCAGTGGAAGTAGTGGATGCTATACACCATCTCCCATACCTCAGCCAGTTGTAGAGCTGAATGCAGATTTTGAGGGATCAGCTAGGCAGAAGAACTCATCTTTCTTCCATAGGCGATCGTTCCAGACAACTTCTAGTGGTTGGGGAATGGACAATGATCCTTCAGTTGTGCAGCCACGGCTTGATCGAAGATACAGTGTCTGTGATAGAGTAATTTTTGGTCACAGGCCAAGTGACTTTGATCCCAGTTTTAGATGGGGTTATAGGCCTAGTGACTATTCCAGGGCAAGTGACTACTCAAGACCAAGTGACTACTCAAGATGGGGTTCATCTGATGATGATAATGGCCTTGGGGATTCACCAAGTACAGTCTTATTTTCACCAATGtcttgtggtggtggtggtggtgctggACCCGCCTTTAATGAAGATGGATATGCCATGCCAGGACACTCAAGGTACTGCCTTGTTGCAAGTAAGCAAATGGTGGGGATATATCTTACCATATGGGTGAGAAGTGAACTCAAGGATCATGTTCAAAATATGAAAGTGTCTTGTGTTGGCAGAGGATTGATGGGCTATCTTGGAAATAAG GGATCCATCTCAATTAGTATGTCTGTGCACGAAACTAGCTTTTGCTTTATCTGTAGCCATTTAACCTCAGGACAGAAAGAAGGTGATGAACTAAGAAGAAATTCTGATGTGATGGAGATTCTTAAGAAGACAAGGTTTCCTCGTGTTCAAGGTGTGGACAATGAGAAGTCTCCACAGACAATCCTTGAGCATGA TCGAATCATATGGCTTGGAGATTTGAATTACCGGATTGCACTCTCCTACCGATCTGCTAAGGCACTCGTTGAGATGCAAAACTGGAGAGCATTGTTAGAGAATGATCAA TTGAGAATAGAGCAGAAAAGAGGCCGTGCGTTTGTGGGATGGAATGAAGGGAAGATATATTTTCCTCCAACATACAAGTATTCAACTAATTCAGATAGATATGCTGGAGATGATATGCACCccaaagaaaaaaggagaacTCCTGCTTG gtgTGACCGAATTTTGTGGTATGGAGAAGGTCTCCATCAGTTATCATATGTCCGCGGAGAATCGAAGTTTTCAGACCACAGACCTGTTTATGGCATATTTTGGGCTGAGGTTGAGTCAGCTCATGGCAGATTGAAGAAAACTATGAGTTGTTCTCGTTCCAGAATTGAGGTGGAGGAACTTCTGCCATATTCTGGTGGATACACTGAGCTGAGCTTTTTCTGA